A region of the Pseudarthrobacter oxydans genome:
CGGCCGAGTTCCAGGATCCTGTCCGTGGGAACGGCGGGTGCCAGGCCGGCCTGGAAGAAGTGGTGGATCTGGGCGATCTCGAACCTGTCGATGCCTGCCGGGACGGGGGTGTGCGTCGTGAAAACAGTGGACGCCCTGCCGGCTGCAAGGGCCTCGTCAAACGTCAGCGCCTGCTCTCCGGCCATGAGTTCCTGGATGCGTTCGATGCCAAGGAAACCGGCGTGGCCCTCATTGGTGTGGAACACCTCAGGGGCCGTAGTGCCGGTGAGCTGCTGGAAGGCGCGCAGGGCCTTGACCCCGCCCATGCCCAGCAGCAGCTCCTGCTGCAGGCGGTGGTCTCCGCCGCCGCCGTAGAGGCGGTCGGTGATGCTGCGGGCGGCGTCGTCATTGCCGGGGACGTTGGAGTCCAGGAGGAGCAGGGGGACGCGTCCGACGTCGGCCCGCCAGATGTGTGCCAGCAGGCGCCGGCCGTTGGGCAGGGGGAGCGAGATCTGCAGGGGGCGTCCGATGCCGTCCGGCGAAGGCTCGCGAAGCAGCGTGAGCGGCAGCCCGTCCGGGTCCAGGACCGGGTACGTCTCCTGTTGCCAGGCATCCCTGGACAGCGACTGCTTGAAGTAGCCGGCCTGGTACAGCAGGCCGACACCGATCAGCGGCACTCCAAGGTCCGAGGCCGCCTTCAGGTGGTCGCCGGCCAGGATTCCCAGGCCGCCTGAATACTGGGGGAGCACCTCGGTGATGCCGAATTCGGGCGAGAAATAGGCAATCGATGCAGGGGCATCCGGGCCGAGGCCCTGGTACCAGCGCGGCTCCTCGAGGTACCGGTCAAGGTCCTCCTCAGCGGCCCGCACGCGTTCCACCACCGCGCGGTTCGCGGCAAGCTGCTGGAATTCTTCGCGGCTAACCATCCCCAGGAAACCCACCGGGTCCTGGCCGCTTTCCTCCCAAAGGCGGGGATTCAGCCCCGCGAAAAGTTCCCGCGTAGGGCGGTGCCAGGACCAGCGCAGGTTGCTCGCCAGGCGGGCCAGCGGCCGGATGGGTTCGGGGAGGACGGTACGGACGGTAAATCTGCGGATTGCCTTCACCTGCGTCACACTAACCGACAACATGGGCGGCCGGAACCAGCGCCGGGTTTCTTTTGGGTAAATGACGGGGGACGCGCAGAAACTGGTGCGCAGGCTTAGCAATCTTGCTCTTTTCTCGCTAACGTCGAGCCTGTGACGACTAACTCAGGAACCAGCGCCGTATCAATGAAAATGTCGACCGGCTCCATCACTGATGGGCTGCGGTTCGGACGATTCCCGATCACCGCCGTGCAGCCCGTTGTGGAGGATGGAAAATTTCCGGCCAAGGCCTTGCCCGGCGAGGGAATCGTGGTGGGCGCCACCGCTTTCCGCGAAGGGCATGACCAACTCGGCGTCAGTGCCGTGCTCTTCGACCCCGAAGGCAATGAGCGCCAGAGGGTCAGGCTCGCGCCGCCGCGCGGGGAACGCGGCATGGGAACGGACCGCTGGGAAGGCGTGCTCACGCCGTCGGAAGAGGGGAACTGGTCCTTTGCCATCGAGGCCTGGCACGACCGCTACGGCACGTGGCACCACAACGCCGAGGTGAAGGTGGCCGCCGAAATCGACGTGGAGCTGATGCTGGCCGAAGGATCCGCGCTGCTCGGTGAAGCATCCGAAGACGACTCCCGCAGCGACTGGGACAGGGGCGTTCTCCGTGCGGCAGCCGACAGGCTCGCCGACACGTCGCTGAGCACGGAGGAGCGCCTCGGGGCCGGCTTCGGCCACGACGTGGCCGGCGTTGTGGCGCACCAGCCCATCCGCGAACTGGTGACCGTCTCCGAAAAGTTCCCGCTGAACGTTGAACGCGACCGTGCCGGACGGGGCGCCTGGTACGAGTTCTTTCCCCGCTCCGAAGGGGCCGTCAAGGATCACACCACAGGCACCTGGACCTCCGGAAACTTCCGCACCGCCGCCAGGCGGCTTGATGCCGTCGCCGCCATGGGCTTCGATGTTATCTACATGCCGCCCATCCACCCCATCGGCGTGCAGCACCGCAAGGGCCCCAACAACACCTTGATCGCCGGCCCGAACGATCCCGGCTCGCCCTGGGCAATCGGCGCGGCCGAAGGCGGCCACGATGCCATCCATCCGGACCTCGGCACCTTCGAGGACTTCGACGCCTTCGTGGCGCGGGCAAACGAACTGGGCCTGGAAGTTGCCCTGGACCTCGCGCTCCAGGCGGCTCCGGACCATCCCTGGGTACAGTCGCATCCGGAGTGGTTCACCACCCGCGTGGACGGCAGCATTGCCTATGCCGAGAATCCGCCGAAGAAGTACCAGGACATTTATCCGCTCAATTTCGATAATGATCCCGAGGGGCTTTCAAACGAAATTCTGCGGATTGTGCTGCTGTGGGTGAGCCACGGCGTAAAGATTTTCCGCGTGGATAACCCGCACACCAAGCCGGTGTGGTTCTGGGAATGGCTTATTGCGCAGGTAAACAAAGAGGTTTCCGGCGTGGTGTTCCTGGCCGAGGCGTTCACGCGCCCAGCCATGATGCATGCGCTTGGCCGCGCGGGGTTCCAGCAGTCCTACACGTACTTCACCTGGCGGAACACCAAGAAGGAGATCGAGTCTTACTTCACCGAGGTGAGCCACGAGTCAGCGGCCTTCTTCCGCCCCAACTTCTTCGTCAACACCCCGGACATCCTCACTGAATACCTGCAGTTCGGCGGGCCGGCGGCGTTCAGGATCAGGGCCGCCCTGGCAGCGACGGCCAGTCCGTTGTGGGGCGTCTACGCGGGCTACGAGCTGTTCGAGCATGTGGCCAGGCCCGGCGCGGAGGAGTACATCGACAACGAAAAGTTCGAGTACAAGGAACGCGACTGGGACGCCGCGGCGCAATCCGGACGGACCCTCGCCCCGTACATCACCAGGCTCAACGAGATCAGGCATGCCCACCCCGCGCTGCAGGACCTGCAGAACCTGACCGTCCACCACAGCACGGACGACGCCACGGTGGTCTACTCCAAGCACAAGACCCTTCCTGACGGGTCCAAGGACACCCTGATCGTGGTGGTCAATGTGGATCCGCACGGGACCAGGGAATCCACGGTCTCGCTGGACCTGGCGGCCCTTGAACTCGACGCCCGGGACCTGACGCATAACGGCGGCTTCCACGTGGATGACCTCATCTCCGGTGAAAGCTGGGAGTGGGGCGAGTACAACTACGTCCGCCTCGACCCGCACGTGGAGCCCGCGCACATCCTGCGCGTGAGGAGAATGCATCAGTGAATTTCAATCCGCAAAGTTCCGGCCAGCATTTCACTCCCAAGAGCACGTTCGAGCTAAATGCCCCGGGCCTTCAGCATGATCCGCTGTGGTACCGGAAGGCCGTGTTCTACGAAGTACTGGTCAGGGCTTTTGCGGATGCCAACGGTGACGGTTCGGGCGACTTCTCCGGCCTCATTGACAGGCTTGACTACCTGCAGTGGCTGGGCGTGGACTGTCTCTGGCTGCCACCGTTCTTCCAGTCACCGCTGCGCGACGGCGGCTATGACATCTCCGACTACAACTCGGTCCTGGACGAGTTTGGAACAATCAGTGACTTCAAGCGGCTGGTTGCCGAGGCCCACGCCAGGGGCGTCCGGGTCATCATCGACCTGCCCCTGAACCACACGTCGGACCAGCACCCGTGGTTCCAGGAGTCACGCAAGGACCCGGATGGCCCCTACGGGGACTTCTACGTCTGGAGCGACACTGACGAGAAGTACCAGGACGCGCGCATCATCTTCGTTGATACGGAGGAATCCAACTGGACCTTCGATCCCATCCGCCGCCAGTTCTTCTGGCATCGGTTCTTCAGCCACCAGCCCGACCTGAACTTCGAAAACCCGAAGGTCATCGAGGCATTGTTCGATGTGGTCCGGTTCTGGCTGGACCAGGGAATCGACGGTTTCCGGGCCGATGCCATCCCCTACCTGTACGAAGAGGAGGGGACCAACTGCGAGAACCTTCCGGCCACCCACGAGTTCCTCCGCAAGCTCCGCACCATGGTGGACGAAAGCTATCCCGGGCGGGTCATCATCGCCGAGGCCAACCAGCCGCCGAATGAAGTGGTGGAATACTTCGGGACGGAAGAAGAGCCCGAATGCCACATGGCCTTCCACTTCCCGATCATGCCGCGGCTGTACTACGCGCTCCGGGACCAGAAGGCCGCCCCGATCATCGAGACCATGCATGACACCCCCGAAATACCGGACGGGGCACAGTGGGGCACCTTCCTGCGGAACCATGACGAACTGACCCTGGAAATGGTCACCGCGGATGAGCGGGCGGCCATGCTGGGCTGGTACGCGCCGGACCCCCGCATGCGTGCCAATATCGGCATCCGACGCAGGCTCGCGCCCCTCCTGGACAACTCCCGCGCTGAGATCGAGTTGATCAACGCCCTGCTGCTTTCGCTGCCCGGAAGCCCGTTCCTGTACTACGGGGACGAGATCGGCATGGGCGACAACATCTGGCTTGAAGACCGCGATGCCGTGCGTACCCCCATGCAGTGGAACCCGGACCGGAATGCCGGCTTCTCCAACGCGGATCCGGGCAAGCTCTACCTGCCGCCCATCCAGTCCCTGGTGTACAACTACAGCATGGCCAATGTGGAGGCTGAGGCGGCCCATTCCGGTTCGCTGCTGCGCTGGACCCGTCAGATCCTCAGCGTACGCAAGAACCACCCCGCCTTCGGCCTCGGCGGGTTCAAGCACGTCGATGCCGACCACGACGCCGTACTGGCCTACCTCCGCGAACTTCCGGACGGCAACTCGGCGGGCGCCGTCGCGGAGACCATCCTGTGCACCTTCAACCTCTCGCAGCATCCGGTCGCGGCCCAGTTGAAGATCCCGCAGTTCGCCGGACGGGGGTTGCGCGATGTCTTCGGCGGCCAGCCGTTCCCCGGCATCAACGAGGACGGAAACCTGACCCTGACCCTTGGCAGCCACGACTTCTTCTGGTTGCGGATCCGGTCCGCTGCATCCAACCCGTCGTCTCCGTACACGCAGGCAATTCCGATCCTCTCGATTGAGAACTGAGATATGAACCAGCCAATCCTCACCCCCGCCCTCACTGCCCTCCTCCAGGAATGGCTGCCACGGCAGCGCTGGTTCCCGGTCAAGACACCCGACTTCGAGATGTCCCAGGCCGGCAGCCTGGGGCT
Encoded here:
- the treS gene encoding maltose alpha-D-glucosyltransferase, whose translation is MNFNPQSSGQHFTPKSTFELNAPGLQHDPLWYRKAVFYEVLVRAFADANGDGSGDFSGLIDRLDYLQWLGVDCLWLPPFFQSPLRDGGYDISDYNSVLDEFGTISDFKRLVAEAHARGVRVIIDLPLNHTSDQHPWFQESRKDPDGPYGDFYVWSDTDEKYQDARIIFVDTEESNWTFDPIRRQFFWHRFFSHQPDLNFENPKVIEALFDVVRFWLDQGIDGFRADAIPYLYEEEGTNCENLPATHEFLRKLRTMVDESYPGRVIIAEANQPPNEVVEYFGTEEEPECHMAFHFPIMPRLYYALRDQKAAPIIETMHDTPEIPDGAQWGTFLRNHDELTLEMVTADERAAMLGWYAPDPRMRANIGIRRRLAPLLDNSRAEIELINALLLSLPGSPFLYYGDEIGMGDNIWLEDRDAVRTPMQWNPDRNAGFSNADPGKLYLPPIQSLVYNYSMANVEAEAAHSGSLLRWTRQILSVRKNHPAFGLGGFKHVDADHDAVLAYLRELPDGNSAGAVAETILCTFNLSQHPVAAQLKIPQFAGRGLRDVFGGQPFPGINEDGNLTLTLGSHDFFWLRIRSAASNPSSPYTQAIPILSIEN
- a CDS encoding alpha-1,4-glucan--maltose-1-phosphate maltosyltransferase, whose amino-acid sequence is MSTGSITDGLRFGRFPITAVQPVVEDGKFPAKALPGEGIVVGATAFREGHDQLGVSAVLFDPEGNERQRVRLAPPRGERGMGTDRWEGVLTPSEEGNWSFAIEAWHDRYGTWHHNAEVKVAAEIDVELMLAEGSALLGEASEDDSRSDWDRGVLRAAADRLADTSLSTEERLGAGFGHDVAGVVAHQPIRELVTVSEKFPLNVERDRAGRGAWYEFFPRSEGAVKDHTTGTWTSGNFRTAARRLDAVAAMGFDVIYMPPIHPIGVQHRKGPNNTLIAGPNDPGSPWAIGAAEGGHDAIHPDLGTFEDFDAFVARANELGLEVALDLALQAAPDHPWVQSHPEWFTTRVDGSIAYAENPPKKYQDIYPLNFDNDPEGLSNEILRIVLLWVSHGVKIFRVDNPHTKPVWFWEWLIAQVNKEVSGVVFLAEAFTRPAMMHALGRAGFQQSYTYFTWRNTKKEIESYFTEVSHESAAFFRPNFFVNTPDILTEYLQFGGPAAFRIRAALAATASPLWGVYAGYELFEHVARPGAEEYIDNEKFEYKERDWDAAAQSGRTLAPYITRLNEIRHAHPALQDLQNLTVHHSTDDATVVYSKHKTLPDGSKDTLIVVVNVDPHGTRESTVSLDLAALELDARDLTHNGGFHVDDLISGESWEWGEYNYVRLDPHVEPAHILRVRRMHQ